The nucleotide window AGCCTCGACCACGACGGTCCACGAGCGGTTGCTCGACGCCACGCAGAAGTTGCTCGCGGACAAGGGCATCCGGGCGACCACCATGCAACAGGTCGCGGAGTCGGCGGGCGTGTCCCGCGCGTGGCTGTATCGGCACTATCCGGACAAACCGTCCATGATCGGCGCGACGATCGTCCGCCTGACCGAATCGTTCTGGCGCGACGCCCGTGCCGAGCTCGACGCCATCGGCGACCTGGCCGGCCAGCTCACCGCCGGGGTGCGTATCGGTCGAGGCGCCTACGACGACCCGGGCACGCTGCTGTTGAGGCTCCGCACCGAGGAGCCGACCGAGTTCGCCGAATGCGCGGGCGTCGGCGTCGTCAAACTGATCCCCGACCTCGCGGCGTTCTGGCTCCCCTTCGTCGAGCAGGCCGTCGACCGGGGCGAGATACACCCCGCGCACGATCTGCGCGAGGTGTCCGAATGGGTTGCGCGCGTGCTGATCAGCCTCGGCACCTCGCCCGGCGAGGCACTCGACATCGACGACGCCGGGCAGATCCGGCGTCACCTGGACCTCTTCGTCATGCCGGCGCTGTCCACACATCCGCGTGATCGAACGGCCGGCGCCCACCGGCCACCCCTGGCCTGAGTGACGCCGATCACCTAGACTGGTGTCCAGTCAACCGTCCGGATCGTGCGGACGACCGAACGACGCCGTCGGAGGGCCACATGGATTTCGGGATCGTGCAGTTCACCAGTGACCGGGGGCTCAAGCCCCATGTCCTGGCTCCGCTCATCGAGGATGCGGGGTTCGCGTCGTACTACGTCCCCGAACACGGACACATTCCGACGCGACGCGACGCCGCACACCCCCGCACCGGCGACGAGACCCTTCCCGACGAGCGCTACATGCGCACCCTGGACCCCTGGACGTCACTCGCCGCCGCGGCAGCCGTGACCGAACGCATCCGACTCGCCACCGCGGTGGCCCTGCCGGTGCAGTCCGACCCCATCACTCTCGCCAAGACCATCGCGACGCTCGATCACATCTCCGACGGAAGAGTCACTCTCGGTGTCGGATTCGGCTGGAATCTCGACGAACTCGCCGACCACGACG belongs to Gordonia sp. KTR9 and includes:
- a CDS encoding TetR/AcrR family transcriptional regulator produces the protein MPVTEASTTTVHERLLDATQKLLADKGIRATTMQQVAESAGVSRAWLYRHYPDKPSMIGATIVRLTESFWRDARAELDAIGDLAGQLTAGVRIGRGAYDDPGTLLLRLRTEEPTEFAECAGVGVVKLIPDLAAFWLPFVEQAVDRGEIHPAHDLREVSEWVARVLISLGTSPGEALDIDDAGQIRRHLDLFVMPALSTHPRDRTAGAHRPPLA